A single region of the Pseudomonas mandelii genome encodes:
- the purM gene encoding phosphoribosylformylglycinamidine cyclo-ligase: protein MSKQPSLSYKDAGVDIDAGEALVERIKSVAKRTARPEVMGGLGGFGALCEIPAGYKQPVLVSGTDGVGTKLRLALNLNKHDSIGIDLVAMCVNDLVVCGAEPLFFLDYYATGKLNVETATQVVTGIGAGCELSGCSLVGGETAEMPGMYEGEDYDLAGFCVGVVEKSEIIDGSKVAAGDALLALPSSGPHSNGYSLIRKIIEVSGADIENIQLDGKPLTDLLMAPTRIYVKPLLKLIKDTGAVKAMAHITGGGLLDNIPRVLPKGAQAVVDVASWTRPAVFDWLQEKGNVDENEMHRVLNCGVGMVICVAQEHVETALNVLREAGEQPWVIGQIATAAEGAAQVELKNLKAH, encoded by the coding sequence ATGAGCAAGCAACCCTCCCTGAGCTACAAGGACGCCGGTGTAGACATCGACGCCGGTGAAGCATTGGTCGAACGCATCAAGAGCGTCGCCAAGCGCACTGCGCGCCCGGAAGTCATGGGCGGCCTGGGCGGTTTCGGCGCCCTCTGCGAAATCCCGGCCGGCTACAAGCAGCCCGTACTGGTTTCCGGCACCGACGGCGTGGGCACCAAGCTGCGCCTGGCGTTGAACCTGAACAAGCACGACAGCATCGGCATCGACCTGGTGGCCATGTGCGTGAACGACCTGGTGGTCTGCGGCGCCGAGCCGCTGTTCTTCCTCGACTACTACGCCACCGGCAAGCTGAACGTCGAAACCGCGACCCAGGTCGTGACCGGCATCGGCGCTGGCTGTGAACTGTCCGGCTGCTCCCTGGTCGGCGGCGAAACCGCTGAAATGCCTGGCATGTACGAAGGCGAAGACTACGACCTGGCCGGCTTCTGCGTCGGCGTCGTGGAAAAATCCGAAATCATCGACGGTTCGAAAGTCGCTGCCGGCGATGCCCTGCTCGCCCTGCCGTCTTCCGGCCCGCACTCCAACGGCTACTCGCTGATCCGCAAGATCATCGAAGTCTCCGGTGCCGATATCGAAAATATCCAGCTCGACGGCAAACCGCTGACCGACCTGCTGATGGCCCCGACCCGCATCTACGTGAAACCGTTGCTCAAGCTGATCAAGGACACCGGCGCGGTCAAAGCCATGGCCCACATCACCGGTGGCGGCCTGCTGGACAACATCCCGCGCGTACTGCCAAAAGGCGCCCAAGCCGTGGTTGACGTCGCAAGCTGGACCCGCCCTGCCGTGTTCGACTGGCTGCAAGAGAAAGGCAACGTCGACGAAAACGAAATGCACCGCGTGCTGAACTGCGGCGTGGGCATGGTCATCTGCGTGGCTCAAGAGCACGTTGAAACTGCCCTGAACGTCCTGCGTGAAGCCGGCGAGCAGCCATGGGTTATCGGTCAGATCGCCACCGCTGCCGAAGGCGCAGCCCAGGTTGAACTGAAGAACCTCAAGGCTCATTGA
- a CDS encoding DUF2066 domain-containing protein has protein sequence MRFFSRFLFAGCFSLVSLASHAETVKGLYQVREPVSSQSSEERDQATQRALDTLVLRLTGDPKAAQSPGLAALRKDPQQIISQYGFDAGPPEVLKVDFDPASTEQALRRAGLSLWGTNRPSILSWWLNDSAEGSSLVGDGQSSAAPLRRAAQHRGLPLRLPLADLSEQLVATAPNLEGADATPLRAASDRYSADALLAVHAREEGGQWQAKWNMWLGDKKEAGSVQGVDQAAVADAVMLAVSERLAPRFVVKPGASGEQLLEVQGMNLERYAALGRLLEPFRARLQTVDGERILYRVNGSAEQLRSQLSLAKLQEVPAGEAPAPAAPAQPAEGAAPVVAPTPAPVPQLRFRW, from the coding sequence ATGCGTTTTTTTTCCAGATTTTTATTTGCAGGCTGTTTTTCACTGGTCAGCCTGGCGAGTCATGCCGAAACCGTCAAAGGCCTGTATCAAGTGCGCGAGCCTGTCAGCAGTCAATCGTCTGAGGAACGCGACCAGGCGACCCAGCGCGCGCTGGACACCCTGGTGCTGCGCCTGACCGGTGATCCCAAGGCTGCGCAAAGTCCGGGGTTGGCGGCGCTACGCAAAGATCCGCAACAGATCATCAGTCAATACGGTTTCGACGCCGGTCCGCCGGAAGTGCTGAAAGTCGATTTCGACCCGGCCAGCACCGAACAAGCCTTGCGCCGCGCCGGGTTGTCTTTGTGGGGGACGAATCGGCCGTCGATCCTGAGTTGGTGGTTGAACGACTCCGCCGAGGGATCGAGCCTGGTGGGCGATGGCCAGTCCAGCGCCGCGCCGTTGCGTCGCGCAGCCCAGCATCGTGGTCTGCCGTTGCGGTTGCCGTTGGCGGACCTGAGTGAGCAACTGGTGGCTACGGCACCCAACCTTGAAGGGGCAGATGCAACGCCGTTGCGCGCTGCCTCGGACCGTTACAGCGCCGATGCCTTGCTCGCGGTGCATGCCCGGGAAGAGGGTGGCCAGTGGCAGGCCAAATGGAACATGTGGCTGGGCGACAAGAAAGAGGCGGGCAGCGTACAAGGGGTGGATCAGGCTGCTGTGGCCGATGCGGTGATGCTGGCGGTCAGTGAGCGACTGGCACCGCGGTTTGTCGTCAAGCCGGGCGCTTCGGGCGAACAATTGCTGGAAGTGCAGGGCATGAACCTGGAACGCTACGCCGCCCTTGGACGCTTGCTGGAGCCCTTTAGGGCGCGCCTGCAAACGGTTGATGGCGAGCGCATTCTCTATCGGGTCAATGGCAGCGCCGAGCAGTTACGTTCGCAGCTGTCCCTCGCGAAGTTGCAGGAAGTTCCAGCCGGTGAGGCGCCTGCACCGGCAGCGCCTGCGCAGCCAGCCGAGGGTGCGGCGCCGGTCGTTGCACCAACCCCGGCACCGGTGCCACAGCTGAGATTCCGTTGGTAA
- a CDS encoding AI-2E family transporter, with product MADTRRWFWLGGVVLLCVFVWLLHPILTPFLVALLLAYLFDPLVDRLEKAGLSRTWGVVAVFALITLIFTTLLLVLVPMLAKQLFRLYELAPQMLDWLQHTALPWAQSKFGLSDNFWKFDKLKAAISEHMGQTTDIVGVVLSQATASGLALIGWLANLVLIPVVSFYLLRDWDLMMAKIRSLLPRDREERVVTLAGECHEVLGAFVRGQLLVMLALGVIYAAGLMLVGLELGLLIGLIAGLAAIVPYMGFVIGIGAALIAGLFQFGGDLYPMIGIVAVFMVGQALEGMVLTPLLVGDRIGLHPVAVIFAILAGGELFGFTGVLLALPVAAVIMVLVRHVHDLYKDSDIYSGVDEPEL from the coding sequence ATGGCGGATACGCGGCGTTGGTTCTGGTTGGGTGGGGTGGTTCTGCTCTGCGTGTTTGTCTGGTTGTTGCATCCGATCCTGACGCCCTTTCTGGTCGCGTTGCTGCTGGCCTATCTGTTCGATCCGCTGGTGGATCGGCTGGAAAAGGCCGGTCTGTCACGCACCTGGGGCGTGGTGGCGGTGTTTGCGCTGATCACCTTGATCTTCACCACATTGCTGCTGGTGCTGGTGCCGATGCTCGCCAAGCAGTTATTTCGCTTGTATGAACTGGCGCCGCAGATGCTTGACTGGCTGCAGCACACTGCACTGCCGTGGGCGCAATCAAAATTCGGACTGTCGGATAACTTCTGGAAGTTCGACAAGCTCAAGGCCGCGATCAGCGAACACATGGGCCAGACCACCGACATCGTCGGGGTGGTGCTGAGTCAGGCGACGGCGTCCGGGCTGGCGTTGATCGGCTGGCTGGCGAATCTGGTGCTGATCCCTGTCGTGAGTTTCTACCTGCTGCGGGACTGGGACCTGATGATGGCCAAGATCCGCAGCCTGCTTCCCCGTGATCGTGAAGAACGCGTGGTGACCCTGGCGGGCGAATGCCATGAAGTGCTGGGGGCATTTGTGCGCGGGCAGTTGCTGGTGATGCTGGCGCTGGGCGTGATCTACGCTGCGGGCTTGATGCTGGTGGGGCTGGAGCTGGGGTTGTTGATCGGTCTGATCGCAGGCCTGGCGGCCATTGTGCCGTACATGGGGTTTGTCATCGGGATCGGCGCGGCGTTGATCGCCGGCCTGTTCCAGTTCGGTGGCGATCTGTATCCCATGATCGGCATCGTTGCGGTGTTCATGGTCGGGCAGGCACTGGAAGGCATGGTGCTGACGCCGTTGCTGGTGGGCGATCGTATCGGTCTGCACCCGGTGGCGGTGATCTTCGCGATTCTGGCGGGGGGCGAACTGTTCGGCTTTACCGGCGTGTTACTGGCGTTGCCGGTGGCGGCGGTGATCATGGTGCTGGTGCGTCATGTGCATGATTTGTATAAGGATTCTGATATCTACAGTGGTGTCGACGAACCGGAGCTGTAA
- the hda gene encoding DnaA regulatory inactivator Hda produces MKPIQLPLGVRLRDDATFINYYPGANAAALGYVERLCEADAGWTESLIYLWGKDGVGRTHLLQAACLRFEQLGEPAVYLPLAELLDRGISILDNLEQYELVCLDDLQAVAGRADWEEALFHLFNRLRDSGRRLLIAASTSPRELPVKLADLKSRLTLALIFQMRPLSDEDKLRALQLRASRRGLHLTDEVGHFILTRGTRSMSALFELLERLDQASLQAQRKLTIPFLKETLGW; encoded by the coding sequence ATGAAACCGATTCAGCTGCCCCTAGGTGTGCGTCTGCGTGATGACGCTACCTTTATCAATTACTACCCAGGCGCCAATGCCGCTGCACTCGGCTATGTCGAGCGGCTATGCGAAGCCGACGCCGGCTGGACAGAAAGCCTGATTTATCTCTGGGGCAAGGACGGGGTAGGGCGCACGCACTTGTTGCAGGCCGCCTGCCTGCGCTTCGAACAACTGGGGGAGCCGGCGGTGTATCTGCCGCTGGCCGAGCTGCTGGACCGCGGCATCTCGATCCTCGACAACCTCGAACAATACGAACTGGTCTGCCTGGATGATTTGCAGGCCGTGGCCGGCCGGGCGGATTGGGAAGAGGCGTTGTTCCATCTGTTCAATCGTCTGCGCGACAGCGGTCGGCGTCTGTTGATTGCTGCATCAACCTCGCCGCGCGAACTGCCGGTGAAACTGGCTGACCTGAAATCGCGCCTGACCCTGGCACTGATCTTCCAGATGCGTCCGCTCTCTGATGAAGACAAATTGCGCGCCTTGCAACTGCGTGCATCCCGTCGCGGCCTGCACCTGACCGATGAAGTCGGGCATTTTATTTTGACTCGTGGTACCCGCAGCATGAGCGCGCTTTTCGAGCTGCTTGAGCGTCTCGATCAGGCCTCCCTTCAAGCTCAGCGCAAGCTGACGATTCCGTTCCTGAAAGAAACCCTAGGCTGGTAA
- a CDS encoding C40 family peptidase, translating to MLKRFAPLVPLALVTLLFGCAAHSPVTQQEQQQQVKNSVTAQSSSVLFQEELATDKELANFADGKSYQLPVLADSILERGMSLIGTRYRFGGTSEAGFDCSGFIGYLFREEAGMNLPRSTREMINVDAPLVARSALKPGDLLFFATNGRRGRVSHAGIYLGDNQFIHSSSRKSGGVRVDSLGDSYWSKTFIEAKRALAMAPTVVTARK from the coding sequence ATGCTAAAGCGCTTCGCACCCCTCGTGCCTCTCGCACTCGTCACCCTGTTGTTCGGTTGCGCTGCCCACTCCCCAGTGACTCAGCAAGAGCAACAACAGCAGGTCAAGAATTCAGTTACTGCGCAGTCTTCTTCCGTTCTTTTCCAGGAAGAACTAGCCACCGATAAAGAACTGGCAAACTTCGCCGATGGCAAGTCGTACCAGCTTCCGGTTCTGGCTGACAGCATCCTCGAGCGTGGCATGTCCCTGATCGGTACCCGTTACCGTTTCGGCGGCACCTCCGAGGCTGGCTTCGATTGCAGCGGTTTCATCGGTTATCTGTTTCGTGAAGAAGCCGGCATGAACCTGCCGCGCTCCACTCGCGAAATGATCAACGTCGACGCTCCGCTGGTAGCTCGCAGCGCGCTGAAGCCGGGGGATCTGCTGTTCTTCGCCACCAATGGTCGTCGTGGTCGTGTCAGTCACGCCGGGATCTACCTGGGTGACAACCAGTTCATCCACTCCAGCAGCCGCAAAAGCGGTGGTGTCCGGGTCGATAGCCTGGGCGACAGCTACTGGAGCAAGACCTTCATCGAAGCCAAACGCGCCCTCGCGATGGCTCCGACCGTGGTCACTGCACGCAAATAA